In the bacterium genome, one interval contains:
- a CDS encoding carboxylesterase/lipase family protein, with protein MKTVTVDTPGGRLRGRARASGLYFGGIPFARPPTGELRFAPPLPPEPWTGVRDAVGPGPAAPQLAVTRLGPISQISRLVRGPMSEDSLTLNVSTPAIDADRRPVLVWLHGGAFVLGAGSTFLYDAESLTSKGNVVVVSLNYRLGALGFLNLSDLSSRANAPSNLGIRDQIAALEWIRDNIGAFGGDPENVTVFGESAGAMSLGVLVATAPSLFRRAILESGACANVSTRNEAAYIAERFLDTVGLTADDLEGLRSLPVATLLRAQRSALAGDSGKMGRLPWQPAVDGDLLPQHPLTMIGQSGVVPLEVIIGTNRDEWKLFTSASIALRAMSFDELERRVGRLLERSGRSGKSAAAATEIYREITRVRGCRRTAYEAWVACRSDEYFRMPAIELAEALTRAGSNCYMYRFDYPIPAFRQALGACHAAEVPLVFGTQRTRWLRPLYLASKKADRLSEVIQEAWLAFASSGVPSDSELSAWSLYEAAGRSTRILGAAGASEPILMDPEADARRFWLDL; from the coding sequence ATGAAGACCGTCACCGTTGATACGCCCGGAGGGCGGCTGCGCGGTCGAGCTCGAGCTTCGGGCCTCTATTTCGGAGGAATCCCGTTTGCGCGTCCTCCTACCGGCGAGCTGCGCTTCGCTCCGCCGCTCCCTCCGGAGCCCTGGACGGGAGTGCGTGACGCCGTGGGCCCGGGGCCGGCTGCGCCCCAGCTCGCCGTAACGCGTCTGGGCCCGATCAGCCAGATCTCCCGGCTGGTCCGTGGACCGATGAGTGAGGACTCTTTGACTCTCAACGTTTCGACGCCGGCGATCGACGCGGACAGGCGGCCCGTTCTGGTCTGGCTCCACGGCGGCGCCTTCGTTCTGGGCGCCGGCTCCACTTTCCTCTACGACGCCGAGTCGTTAACCAGCAAGGGCAACGTGGTGGTGGTTTCGCTCAACTACCGCCTCGGTGCTCTCGGATTCTTGAACCTGTCCGATCTCAGCTCGCGGGCCAATGCGCCTTCCAATCTCGGCATTCGCGATCAGATCGCAGCGCTGGAGTGGATACGAGACAACATCGGCGCATTCGGCGGCGACCCCGAGAACGTCACCGTGTTCGGAGAATCCGCGGGCGCCATGAGCCTCGGTGTTCTGGTCGCGACAGCACCGTCTCTTTTCCGGCGAGCGATTCTGGAAAGCGGCGCCTGCGCCAACGTATCGACGCGGAACGAAGCCGCCTATATAGCCGAGCGTTTTCTCGACACGGTGGGTCTCACCGCGGACGATCTCGAAGGTCTCCGCTCTCTGCCGGTCGCGACCCTCTTGCGCGCTCAACGATCGGCGCTTGCGGGCGACAGCGGCAAGATGGGACGGCTACCCTGGCAACCGGCCGTCGACGGTGACCTCTTGCCACAACACCCACTGACAATGATCGGACAGAGCGGCGTCGTGCCTCTCGAGGTCATCATCGGAACCAATCGCGATGAGTGGAAGCTCTTCACCTCCGCTTCCATAGCGCTCCGCGCCATGAGCTTCGACGAGCTCGAGCGGCGAGTCGGCCGCCTGCTCGAGCGCAGCGGCCGGAGCGGCAAGTCGGCCGCGGCGGCGACCGAGATCTACCGTGAGATCACCAGGGTCCGAGGCTGTCGACGGACCGCCTACGAAGCCTGGGTTGCTTGCCGTAGCGACGAATACTTCCGGATGCCTGCCATCGAGCTCGCCGAGGCACTGACACGAGCAGGCTCGAATTGCTACATGTATCGCTTTGATTACCCCATCCCGGCATTCCGCCAGGCCCTGGGCGCCTGCCACGCTGCGGAGGTGCCGTTGGTCTTCGGCACCCAGCGCACGCGCTGGCTGAGACCGCTCTATCTGGCCAGCAAGAAGGCCGATCGACTGTCGGAGGTGATCCAGGAAGCCTGGCTTGCGTTCGCCAGCAGCGGAGTCCCGAGCGATTCCGAACTGTCAGCGTGGTCCCTATACGAAGCTGCCGGCCGATCGACGAGAATTCTCGGCGCAGCCGGAGCCTCCGAGCCGATTCTGATGGATCCCGAGGCCGACGCACGCCGGTTCTGGCTTGACTTGTAG
- a CDS encoding sulfotransferase family protein — protein MKTVRVCLWSGPRNVSTALMYSFAQREDTRVVDEPLYGHYLRVSGVEHPGCEEVLEAVDTDGDRVVREVILGPCRHPVLFMKQMAHHLIALDRGFLNETVNILLIRHPREVLASLVNQLPDPSLVDTGMAVQSELLDQLEAMGQAPPVLDSRELLLDPAKVLRELCERIDLEFDPAMLSWSEGARPEDGVWAPHWYANVHRSTGFRRYRPKTEPLASHLLPLLEECRPHYDRLYERAIRA, from the coding sequence ATGAAGACCGTGCGAGTGTGTCTCTGGTCGGGGCCGCGGAACGTATCGACCGCCCTGATGTATTCGTTCGCTCAGCGCGAGGACACCAGGGTCGTCGACGAGCCGCTGTACGGGCACTACCTGCGGGTGAGCGGCGTCGAGCACCCCGGTTGCGAGGAAGTTCTCGAGGCGGTGGACACGGACGGCGACCGGGTCGTTCGGGAAGTCATTCTTGGACCATGTCGGCATCCGGTTCTGTTCATGAAGCAGATGGCGCATCATCTGATCGCGCTGGACCGAGGGTTCTTGAACGAGACCGTCAATATCTTGCTGATCCGACATCCGAGAGAGGTCCTGGCATCGTTGGTCAACCAGCTGCCGGATCCGAGTCTCGTGGATACGGGCATGGCGGTGCAAAGCGAGCTCCTTGATCAGCTCGAGGCCATGGGACAAGCGCCGCCGGTGCTCGACTCCCGCGAGCTGCTTCTCGATCCGGCCAAGGTGCTGAGGGAGCTGTGCGAGAGGATCGATCTCGAGTTCGATCCGGCGATGCTGTCGTGGTCGGAGGGCGCGCGGCCCGAAGATGGAGTCTGGGCCCCACACTGGTACGCGAACGTGCATCGCTCGACGGGTTTTCGTCGCTACCGCCCCAAGACCGAGCCCCTCGCAAGTCACTTGCTTCCACTGCTCGAGGAGTGTCGCCCCCACTATGATCGCCTCTATGAACGCGCGATTCGCGCTTGA
- a CDS encoding response regulator — MAEILVVEDSPDQALLIAALLEKSEHSATVVESGAAALDQIEAARPDLVVTDLMMPGMDGLELVEAVRTRYADLPVLLVTAFGSGEIAVEALKKGAASYVPKQRLVDDLPGTVENVLALARETRRKTHLLESLVESRFRFVLPNEENLIPGLVDFLQDRICYRNPDCDENLLMQVGIAVQEAIRNAMHHGNLEVSSELRQKSVALYNAKVEERLADDTYSGRRVTVAAVFTGQDFRCAVRDEGPGFDSASIPDPTDPENLLKTSGRGMYLISMFMDSVGHSDSGTEIVMTKNLAGSD; from the coding sequence GTGGCCGAGATACTCGTGGTCGAGGACAGCCCGGACCAGGCGCTGCTCATTGCCGCGCTTTTGGAGAAGTCGGAGCACTCGGCGACGGTTGTCGAGAGCGGAGCGGCGGCTCTCGATCAGATCGAAGCGGCTCGCCCCGATCTCGTGGTGACCGATCTGATGATGCCCGGAATGGACGGCCTCGAGCTGGTCGAAGCGGTAAGGACCAGGTACGCGGATCTGCCGGTGCTTCTGGTCACGGCATTCGGCAGTGGGGAGATTGCGGTTGAAGCCTTGAAGAAGGGCGCCGCAAGCTACGTGCCCAAGCAGCGACTGGTGGACGATCTGCCGGGCACTGTCGAGAACGTGCTTGCGCTGGCTCGCGAGACCCGGCGGAAGACGCACCTGCTCGAGTCACTCGTCGAGTCTCGATTTCGGTTCGTTCTACCGAACGAGGAGAATCTGATCCCCGGGCTGGTCGACTTCCTTCAAGATCGCATCTGCTACCGCAACCCCGACTGCGACGAGAACCTGTTGATGCAAGTCGGAATCGCGGTGCAGGAGGCGATCCGCAACGCCATGCATCACGGCAATCTGGAAGTAAGCTCGGAGCTGCGGCAGAAATCCGTCGCCCTCTACAACGCCAAGGTCGAGGAGCGATTGGCGGACGACACCTATTCGGGTCGAAGAGTGACCGTGGCGGCGGTGTTCACGGGGCAGGATTTTCGATGCGCGGTGCGAGACGAGGGGCCGGGTTTCGATTCGGCGTCGATACCCGACCCGACCGATCCCGAGAATCTGTTGAAGACGAGCGGCCGTGGGATGTATCTGATTTCCATGTTCATGGACAGCGTCGGACACAGCGACTCGGGGACCGAGATCGTCATGACCAAGAATCTGGCCGGGTCGGACTAG
- a CDS encoding SpoIIE family protein phosphatase, whose amino-acid sequence MSEPTIATPQTPEENSHSPDRALRTLLRAIHALDSSLDLDQRLERVAEQVRPIISYDTFSVLLLDDMARELRFAYATGFPEEVVEHWRFGIGQGVVGSAAESRRTICVPDAQIESRYISAVQSIRSEVAIPLVVKDRVIGVLDVGSMRPAFFSDTDVELLELLADHLASAIESVRVHQNMRDQASSLSLLHEISREMTSILNRRQLLRRVAGRLRQIIDYDLFSVMFWDEGKQILEPWFSVYRDGRKVDWVEPISLGHGICGTAAALRQPVRVTNVDLDPRYIACVSDIRVRSELVVPLLFKDRLIGVLDLESSRYNAFSNRHQQLLSTMASSLAIALENARLYEKLRRDEQRLEKDLSTAREVQKQLLPKQTPWVRGVQLGVAYEPARHLGGDFYDFLPYGDKCVAVAVGDVAGKATSAALFGSLAIGTLREFAVQSNLPPGRILAAMNDKLGRLGFSSRFVAMAFAVYDADSRMLTLANSGLPYPYLVRGRTVRQIEVAGVPLGLLPDRSYEEVEIELQPGDSLVIASDGVEESLSTSGNEFSFDRVRGALERLADRPPIELAEGLLDSVRTFAHGAEISDDRTILALRVD is encoded by the coding sequence ATGTCCGAGCCCACGATAGCCACACCCCAAACGCCCGAAGAGAACTCGCATTCGCCCGACCGGGCCTTGCGGACGTTACTGCGAGCGATTCATGCTCTTGACTCGAGTCTGGACCTGGATCAGCGTCTGGAACGGGTTGCGGAACAGGTCCGCCCGATCATCTCCTACGACACGTTTTCGGTCTTGTTGCTGGATGATATGGCGCGCGAGCTGCGATTCGCCTATGCCACGGGATTTCCCGAGGAGGTCGTCGAGCACTGGCGGTTCGGAATCGGTCAGGGGGTCGTCGGAAGCGCGGCCGAGAGCCGTCGAACGATTTGTGTTCCCGATGCACAGATCGAGTCTCGGTACATTTCGGCGGTCCAGAGTATTCGTTCCGAGGTCGCGATTCCCCTGGTGGTCAAGGATCGGGTGATCGGAGTTCTGGATGTCGGCTCAATGAGGCCGGCGTTCTTCTCGGACACCGACGTCGAGCTGCTCGAGCTTTTGGCCGACCATCTCGCCAGCGCGATCGAGAGCGTGCGAGTGCACCAGAACATGCGCGACCAGGCGAGCTCGCTTTCCTTGCTTCACGAGATCAGCCGGGAGATGACCTCGATTCTGAACCGCCGGCAGCTCCTGCGAAGAGTAGCCGGCCGGCTGAGGCAGATCATCGACTATGACTTGTTCTCCGTGATGTTTTGGGATGAAGGCAAGCAGATTCTGGAGCCGTGGTTTTCGGTCTACCGAGACGGCCGCAAGGTGGACTGGGTCGAGCCGATCAGTCTGGGTCACGGGATCTGCGGTACCGCCGCGGCTCTGCGGCAACCGGTGCGGGTAACCAACGTCGATCTCGACCCGCGCTATATCGCCTGCGTATCGGATATTCGTGTTCGCTCCGAACTGGTGGTGCCGCTTCTGTTCAAGGACCGATTGATCGGGGTCCTGGATCTGGAGAGCTCGCGCTACAACGCGTTCTCCAACCGGCATCAGCAATTGCTCTCGACCATGGCTTCGTCATTGGCGATCGCTCTCGAAAACGCGCGCCTCTACGAGAAGCTGCGCCGGGACGAACAGAGGCTCGAGAAAGACCTCTCGACGGCGCGGGAGGTTCAGAAGCAGCTCCTGCCCAAGCAAACGCCGTGGGTACGGGGGGTCCAGCTCGGTGTCGCCTATGAGCCCGCTCGGCACCTGGGCGGAGATTTCTATGACTTCCTGCCCTACGGCGACAAGTGTGTCGCGGTGGCGGTGGGCGACGTTGCCGGCAAGGCGACGTCGGCGGCGCTATTTGGCTCCCTGGCGATCGGTACGTTGCGCGAGTTCGCTGTGCAGAGCAATCTGCCACCCGGGCGCATTCTCGCGGCCATGAACGACAAGCTCGGGCGGCTCGGATTTTCCAGCCGCTTCGTGGCCATGGCTTTTGCCGTGTACGACGCCGACAGCCGGATGCTGACGCTGGCCAACTCTGGTCTGCCCTACCCGTATCTCGTCCGGGGCCGCACGGTTCGGCAGATCGAGGTGGCGGGGGTGCCCCTCGGATTGCTGCCGGACCGCTCCTACGAGGAAGTCGAGATCGAGCTCCAGCCGGGAGACTCTTTGGTCATCGCTTCCGACGGGGTCGAGGAGAGTCTGAGCACGAGCGGGAACGAATTCTCGTTCGACCGTGTTCGGGGAGCGCTGGAAAGGCTGGCAGATCGACCGCCGATCGAGCTCGCGGAGGGCCTCTTGGACTCGGTGCGCACATTCGCGCACGGCGCCGAGATCTCGGACGACCGCACCATCCTGGCTCTCCGAGTCGATTGA
- the arsM gene encoding arsenite methyltransferase, with product MSKKDQIRKNVSRAYAEAVTSGEGCCGGSSSCAPSDKTPKGVAAKTAGYTEEELASLPAEAAVNSFGCGNPTAFAGVKQGEVVVDLGSGAGIDLLLAAQKVGSTGKVIGIDMTDEMIARARQAIASAGADNVEVRKGFIEELPVADSSVDLVISNCVINLSPDKPRVFQEISRVLRPGGRMSVSDIVVEEMPWWLRRIPSVYNSCVGGAISERSYVAGLEAAGLEDVEVLDRLVYDASQMTNLVLSEVPGRLKTFVRRFGLTGLVRFVARRLEGKIWSARFSGRRRVETASAA from the coding sequence ATGAGCAAGAAAGATCAAATCCGCAAGAACGTCTCGCGTGCCTACGCCGAAGCGGTCACTTCCGGCGAGGGCTGTTGTGGTGGCTCGAGCAGCTGCGCGCCATCCGACAAGACCCCGAAAGGGGTAGCGGCCAAGACCGCCGGCTACACCGAGGAGGAGCTGGCTTCGCTTCCGGCAGAAGCGGCCGTCAACTCTTTTGGCTGTGGCAACCCGACCGCGTTCGCGGGCGTCAAGCAAGGCGAGGTCGTGGTCGATCTCGGCTCGGGTGCCGGCATCGACTTGCTGCTTGCGGCGCAGAAGGTGGGCTCGACAGGCAAGGTGATCGGCATCGATATGACCGACGAGATGATCGCGCGAGCCAGGCAGGCGATTGCTTCGGCTGGTGCCGACAACGTCGAGGTTCGCAAGGGCTTCATCGAGGAACTGCCGGTTGCCGACTCCTCGGTCGACCTGGTGATCTCCAACTGCGTCATCAATCTGTCGCCCGACAAACCCAGGGTTTTTCAAGAGATCTCCCGAGTGCTGCGACCGGGTGGTCGTATGTCCGTCTCCGATATCGTCGTTGAGGAGATGCCCTGGTGGCTGCGCAGGATTCCCAGTGTCTACAACTCGTGCGTCGGCGGAGCCATTAGCGAGAGGAGTTACGTCGCTGGTCTCGAAGCAGCGGGTCTCGAGGATGTCGAGGTGCTTGACCGCTTGGTTTACGACGCCAGCCAGATGACCAACCTGGTGCTCTCGGAGGTTCCGGGCCGGCTCAAGACATTCGTGCGCAGATTCGGTCTGACCGGGCTGGTACGCTTCGTCGCTCGCAGGCTAGAGGGCAAGATCTGGAGCGCGCGGTTTTCGGGGCGTAGACGCGTCGAGACGGCCTCAGCGGCGTAG
- a CDS encoding aminotransferase IV, whose protein sequence is MREYSADELPDPRNAEILVHVGGELLPRREAKVSVFDSSVQGGDAVWEGLRLYDGKIFQLDAHLDRLEASAHTMAFEGVPRREEIKAAIFQTLEANGMRDGAHIRLTLTRGPKVSSGMSPDMNRGGCCLIVLAEWKGAVYSEGGIRLITASGRRNSPQTLDSKIHHNNLINNILAKIEANVAGVDDAVMLDLQGFLSETNATNIFIVRRGELLTPRADSCLPGITRGVVLSLAQGDGIPTTERNLSLSELYCADEAFTTGTAGGLVPVVEVDGRTIGPYRLDSEAGPGPVTRRLQTLFGALTRVEGEPLPF, encoded by the coding sequence ATGCGAGAGTACAGCGCCGACGAGCTTCCTGACCCCCGCAACGCCGAGATCCTCGTGCACGTGGGCGGCGAGCTTCTGCCGCGGCGCGAAGCCAAGGTCTCGGTGTTCGACAGCTCGGTGCAAGGGGGTGATGCGGTTTGGGAGGGGCTGCGCCTCTACGATGGCAAGATCTTCCAGCTCGACGCGCATCTCGATCGGCTGGAAGCGTCGGCGCACACGATGGCGTTCGAAGGGGTGCCCCGGCGGGAGGAGATCAAGGCCGCGATCTTTCAGACGCTCGAGGCGAACGGCATGCGCGATGGCGCTCACATCCGGTTGACTTTGACTCGCGGTCCGAAAGTGAGCTCGGGGATGAGCCCGGACATGAACAGAGGGGGGTGCTGTCTCATCGTCTTGGCGGAATGGAAGGGTGCTGTGTATTCCGAAGGCGGCATCCGCCTGATCACCGCGTCGGGCCGGCGCAACTCGCCTCAGACTCTGGACTCGAAGATCCATCACAACAACCTCATCAACAACATCCTCGCGAAGATCGAAGCCAACGTCGCCGGTGTCGATGATGCGGTGATGCTGGACCTGCAGGGATTTCTTTCCGAAACCAACGCCACCAACATCTTCATCGTTCGACGGGGGGAGTTATTGACTCCTCGCGCCGACAGCTGCTTGCCCGGGATCACCCGAGGAGTCGTGCTGTCTTTGGCACAAGGCGACGGTATTCCGACGACCGAACGCAATCTCAGCCTCTCCGAGCTCTACTGCGCCGATGAGGCCTTTACCACCGGCACGGCCGGGGGATTGGTCCCGGTGGTCGAGGTGGACGGGCGGACGATCGGGCCGTATCGGCTCGATTCCGAGGCCGGACCGGGCCCGGTCACCAGGAGATTGCAGACGTTGTTCGGCGCTCTCACCAGGGTCGAGGGCGAGCCACTTCCCTTTTAG
- a CDS encoding response regulator produces the protein MSRDRIDSSEQRKSSRGLVANDDRALQHYDRFFELSFDLLCIAGFDGYFKLLSPSWEKALGYSLEELRSRPFIEFVHPDDRGATAREAARLVDGAITIAFDNRYRTKDGRYRWLYWSAVPDMDQQVTLAVARDITERKEFEVELREAKESAEAANAAKSEFLARMSHELRTPLNSVIGFSDVLLHGKGGQLSPVQKDYLTRVRANGKHLLALINQVLDLAKIEARKVELEIADVDLSELVLAVAVQFEAQISGRPIELKLEVPENLDPIRSDTQKLNQVLINLIGNAVKFTEAGTVIVRVGVDRARPGVPVFVEIEDTGIGIPEESQATIFETFEQVDHGTSRSFEGTGLGLAISRSLCELLGYELSVRSRQNEGTTFRIDLEPGSERELEPMPAAAPVVVRARAEERSRASKGAIEFSDKLVLVVDDDADSRMLLTHALHDLGCQVLTASSSSQGMRLALEHRPDLITLDLLMPEVNGWDLLTQFRAEPDLRHAPVVVVSNAARENGQSAVGALEVLEKPVSLEGFRKAVIQGLASFQGRVLVVDDSEDDRDLVRGYLEEFGAVVETSASGPEALARLDDFSPDMVVVDLVMHGMNGAEFIARLRETPGYADLPVILVTAKDLDGSELEALSRETAAVIQKGAGLSRTLRLLCGRLWGGPQGEAPVDTGMASE, from the coding sequence ATGAGCAGAGACAGGATCGACTCGTCCGAGCAGCGTAAGAGCTCGCGCGGTCTCGTGGCGAATGACGACCGCGCTCTTCAACACTACGATCGGTTCTTCGAGCTCTCCTTCGATCTGCTCTGCATTGCGGGCTTTGACGGCTACTTCAAGCTGCTGAGCCCTTCCTGGGAAAAGGCGCTTGGTTACTCTCTCGAAGAGCTACGGTCGCGCCCTTTTATCGAGTTCGTGCATCCGGATGACCGGGGGGCGACCGCGCGAGAGGCGGCCAGGCTGGTCGACGGTGCGATCACGATCGCTTTCGACAATCGCTATCGCACCAAGGACGGTCGGTACCGCTGGCTCTACTGGAGCGCTGTTCCGGATATGGATCAGCAAGTGACGCTGGCGGTGGCGCGCGACATCACGGAGCGCAAGGAGTTCGAAGTGGAGCTGCGGGAAGCCAAGGAATCCGCCGAGGCCGCCAACGCGGCCAAGAGTGAATTTCTGGCGCGCATGAGCCATGAGCTTCGAACCCCTTTGAACTCGGTGATCGGCTTCTCGGATGTTCTGCTACATGGCAAGGGGGGCCAGCTGAGCCCGGTGCAGAAGGATTACCTCACGCGGGTCCGCGCCAATGGCAAACACCTGCTGGCCTTGATCAACCAGGTTTTGGATCTCGCCAAGATCGAGGCGCGCAAGGTCGAGCTCGAGATCGCGGATGTGGATCTGAGCGAGCTTGTTCTGGCCGTGGCGGTCCAGTTCGAGGCCCAGATCTCCGGTCGACCGATCGAGCTTAAGCTCGAGGTGCCCGAGAATCTGGATCCCATCCGGAGCGACACACAGAAGCTCAACCAGGTCCTGATCAACCTCATCGGTAACGCGGTCAAGTTCACCGAGGCAGGGACGGTGATCGTTCGGGTCGGGGTGGACCGAGCTCGGCCCGGGGTTCCGGTGTTTGTCGAGATCGAGGATACGGGTATTGGTATACCCGAAGAGTCGCAGGCGACGATCTTCGAGACTTTCGAGCAGGTCGACCACGGAACGTCGCGGAGCTTCGAAGGCACCGGGCTGGGGTTGGCGATCAGCCGATCTCTTTGCGAGCTCCTGGGTTATGAATTGTCGGTTCGAAGCCGGCAGAACGAGGGGACGACGTTTCGCATTGATCTGGAGCCGGGCAGCGAGCGCGAGTTGGAGCCCATGCCGGCGGCAGCCCCGGTCGTGGTACGGGCGCGGGCGGAGGAGCGGTCTCGAGCATCGAAGGGTGCGATCGAGTTCTCGGACAAGCTGGTGCTCGTGGTCGACGACGATGCCGACTCTCGCATGCTCTTGACCCACGCCCTGCATGACCTGGGGTGTCAGGTTCTGACTGCGAGTAGCAGCAGCCAGGGCATGCGCCTGGCACTCGAGCACCGTCCCGATCTCATCACCCTGGACCTGTTGATGCCGGAGGTGAACGGCTGGGATTTACTGACTCAGTTCCGGGCAGAACCGGATCTGCGGCATGCGCCCGTCGTCGTGGTGAGCAACGCGGCAAGAGAAAACGGGCAGTCGGCGGTCGGCGCTCTCGAAGTCCTCGAAAAGCCGGTGAGCCTCGAAGGCTTTCGTAAAGCGGTTATTCAGGGCTTGGCCAGCTTCCAGGGACGAGTGCTGGTCGTGGACGACAGCGAGGACGACCGTGACCTCGTCCGAGGGTACCTGGAGGAGTTCGGAGCCGTTGTGGAGACCTCGGCAAGCGGTCCGGAGGCGCTGGCACGCCTCGACGACTTTTCACCGGACATGGTGGTCGTCGACCTCGTGATGCACGGCATGAACGGCGCCGAGTTCATCGCCAGGCTGCGAGAAACGCCCGGCTACGCGGACCTGCCCGTGATCCTGGTCACGGCGAAAGATCTCGACGGCTCCGAGCTGGAGGCGCTGAGCCGCGAGACCGCGGCGGTGATTCAGAAGGGAGCGGGACTGAGCCGGACGCTGAGGCTCCTGTGCGGCCGGCTGTGGGGCGGTCCGCAGGGAGAGGCGCCCGTCGATACCGGCATGGCATCAGAGTAA
- a CDS encoding NAD-dependent epimerase/dehydratase family protein, protein MTDPTPQERPAEMSPARYIEKVSLATGEVLEDDFEPRRLLVHSHRDYHLVDVQARFMMSRIIKATGDENLARKKMKEMRRLGHRTSRALARMIGHRDPKKLARTLFGLKDREYYFRYKRHGFSRDDIESRLAKLKDQAREQLEATRKEGHLNLRVLLTGGTGFVGKEILWQAAHDPEIAEVVVVIRPKVIRDRKTKEIIETLSPAERGRRLLKELWLSESESAGKFRFVAGDVEQPDLGIAAEELDALRTTLTHVIHCAASVAFDDPYEKSFRANVTGTLNALEFSHGLQSAPEGPFVAHVGIETSYIHGRQTKEPALEDEIVFPRNFYNNYYELTKAMASIETERFMLDRGLRVGQLCPAIVIGESRAGNNRGDTKVVNAPVNVFGRARQALSPTSGRWRDRSKAAAIARLACVFPGDPSAQINLIPVDRVVQGIIASLKKAEAVGERVHLATDTRVTSHQIKTIVAEELDVEIKLAEPTIHRTVTLPLLTKVLTRVGQGRTASALEKLGGIFSGYSEWGQPIHEVGKDVEVLGLSPERPSAEHSFRMLCRHNKWVQNFGQLKDSEEISRREKVWWDFVVGLEQRLAKPAGALTGADFRAALESNLDTEAFVLKPADQAGA, encoded by the coding sequence ATGACAGACCCCACACCCCAGGAGCGCCCGGCCGAGATGTCTCCGGCTCGGTACATCGAGAAAGTCAGCCTGGCCACCGGCGAAGTCCTCGAAGACGATTTCGAGCCCCGGCGGCTACTGGTCCACAGCCATCGCGACTATCACCTGGTCGACGTCCAGGCCCGCTTCATGATGAGCCGAATCATCAAGGCTACCGGTGACGAGAATTTGGCGCGCAAGAAGATGAAGGAAATGCGCCGGCTCGGACACCGCACCTCGCGCGCATTGGCCAGGATGATCGGCCATAGGGACCCGAAAAAACTGGCACGCACACTCTTCGGCCTCAAGGATCGCGAGTACTATTTCCGCTACAAGCGCCACGGTTTCTCGCGCGACGACATCGAGTCACGGCTGGCCAAACTCAAGGACCAGGCTCGAGAGCAGCTCGAGGCCACCCGCAAGGAAGGTCACCTGAACCTGCGGGTCCTGCTCACGGGCGGCACCGGTTTCGTCGGCAAGGAGATTCTCTGGCAGGCCGCCCACGACCCCGAGATCGCCGAAGTCGTCGTCGTCATCCGTCCCAAAGTGATTCGCGACCGCAAGACCAAGGAGATCATCGAGACCCTGTCACCGGCGGAGCGCGGCCGGCGCTTGCTCAAGGAGCTCTGGCTGTCCGAAAGCGAGTCGGCCGGGAAGTTCCGCTTCGTTGCCGGCGACGTCGAGCAGCCCGACCTGGGCATCGCCGCCGAGGAACTGGACGCGCTACGGACCACTTTGACTCATGTCATTCACTGCGCCGCCAGCGTCGCCTTCGACGACCCCTACGAGAAGTCATTCCGCGCTAACGTCACCGGCACGCTCAATGCCCTCGAGTTCTCTCACGGCCTGCAATCAGCTCCAGAGGGTCCGTTTGTCGCCCACGTCGGAATCGAGACTTCATACATTCATGGCCGCCAGACCAAGGAACCGGCGCTCGAAGACGAGATCGTCTTTCCGCGGAACTTCTACAACAACTACTACGAGCTCACCAAGGCGATGGCCTCGATCGAGACCGAGCGTTTCATGCTCGACCGGGGACTTCGCGTGGGCCAGCTCTGTCCCGCCATCGTGATCGGCGAATCGCGCGCCGGCAACAACCGCGGCGACACCAAGGTCGTCAACGCCCCGGTCAACGTGTTCGGGCGAGCCAGGCAGGCGCTGTCGCCCACCAGCGGAAGATGGCGCGACCGCTCCAAAGCCGCGGCCATCGCTCGACTGGCGTGCGTTTTCCCGGGCGATCCCTCGGCACAGATCAACCTGATCCCAGTCGATCGCGTGGTCCAAGGGATCATCGCGTCGCTCAAGAAGGCCGAGGCCGTGGGCGAGCGCGTACACCTCGCTACAGACACCCGCGTTACGTCTCATCAGATCAAAACGATCGTCGCCGAAGAGCTGGACGTGGAGATCAAGCTCGCCGAGCCCACCATTCATCGCACGGTCACGCTGCCGCTCCTGACCAAGGTACTCACGCGCGTCGGCCAGGGCCGGACGGCGAGTGCGCTCGAGAAACTCGGCGGCATTTTTTCCGGCTACAGCGAATGGGGCCAGCCGATCCACGAGGTCGGCAAGGACGTCGAGGTACTCGGCCTGTCACCCGAACGGCCAAGTGCCGAACACTCGTTCCGCATGCTTTGCCGACACAACAAGTGGGTGCAGAACTTCGGCCAGCTCAAGGACTCAGAAGAGATCTCACGGCGCGAGAAAGTCTGGTGGGATTTTGTGGTTGGACTGGAGCAGCGGCTTGCCAAGCCCGCCGGAGCCCTCACGGGTGCCGACTTCCGCGCGGCTCTGGAATCGAACCTGGACACCGAGGCCTTCGTGCTCAAGCCGGCCGACCAGGCCGGAGCCTAG